One Citricoccus sp. K5 DNA window includes the following coding sequences:
- a CDS encoding DedA family protein, translating into MQPGLDTAWVESLGGWFHLLTALLVAVDAPVPPVPSELFVIGSGAMSQLGSVALVPSVLAAWLGCWAGDIGLYALFRFQLTGLLDRASWGQRIHRGILRLLNKAGPAPGYASLFVLRFVSGGRTASMAAAGIAGIPWGPFLTLSGIGSAVWSVYMVGLGWFTGSATGLPFWASAVVGMGLGTLAGLIIAGIVAIRRRSGER; encoded by the coding sequence ATGCAGCCGGGTCTGGACACCGCCTGGGTCGAGTCGTTGGGCGGGTGGTTCCACCTGCTGACCGCGCTCCTGGTGGCCGTCGATGCGCCGGTGCCGCCCGTGCCGAGCGAGCTGTTCGTCATCGGCTCGGGAGCCATGTCCCAGCTGGGCAGCGTAGCGCTGGTGCCCTCAGTGCTGGCGGCGTGGCTGGGGTGCTGGGCCGGGGACATCGGACTGTATGCCCTGTTCCGGTTCCAGTTGACCGGACTGCTCGACCGCGCCTCGTGGGGCCAGCGCATCCACCGCGGCATCCTGAGGCTGCTGAACAAGGCTGGCCCGGCGCCGGGGTATGCCTCCCTGTTCGTGTTGCGCTTCGTGTCGGGCGGCCGGACGGCGTCCATGGCCGCCGCTGGGATCGCCGGCATCCCCTGGGGTCCGTTCCTGACCCTGTCAGGCATCGGTTCTGCCGTGTGGTCCGTCTACATGGTGGGGCTCGGCTGGTTCACCGGCAGCGCGACAGGCCTGCCGTTCTGGGCCAGCGCGGTGGTGGGCATGGGATTGGGTACCCTTGCAGGGTTGATCATTGCGGGGATCGTCGCCATCCGGCGGCGCTCCGGGGAGAGGTGA
- a CDS encoding pseudouridine synthase: MSQQPPLPVRDGVNATRLTVPDSGWDTILAYVLHRWGHVDPVGILERFRTGEVRAADGTPVTEHTPLSAHDFVWYYRSVPQEAPIPFPITVLHQDEHLLVADKPHFLPTTPGGRFVQESALVRLRNQLGLDHLVPMHRLDRATAGVVMFSTNPDTRGAYQVLFERRQIWKVYEAVSALPGGGAAGRFPLTYRNRMDKVKGVLTARTLDYGPRESGRCLGQATRPGRKTNRPTVGANAQTRIELIGTGVSAGTWAGAGVAHLRLHPRTGRTHQLRVHLAALGLGILNDPFYPVLLDAAPDDYDRPLQLLAQTIGFTDPLTGAPRQFSSQLALAERPRPGA, translated from the coding sequence GTGTCCCAGCAACCGCCCCTGCCCGTCCGTGACGGCGTGAACGCCACCCGTCTCACTGTCCCGGACAGCGGTTGGGACACCATCCTGGCCTACGTGCTGCACCGGTGGGGCCATGTGGACCCGGTGGGGATCCTCGAACGCTTCCGCACCGGCGAGGTCCGCGCCGCCGACGGCACCCCGGTCACCGAGCACACCCCTCTGAGCGCCCACGACTTCGTCTGGTACTACCGCAGCGTTCCGCAGGAGGCGCCCATCCCCTTCCCCATCACGGTGCTCCATCAGGACGAGCACCTGCTGGTGGCGGACAAGCCGCATTTCCTGCCCACCACACCGGGGGGACGCTTCGTGCAGGAGTCGGCGCTGGTGCGGCTGCGCAACCAACTCGGGCTGGACCACCTCGTGCCCATGCACCGCCTCGACCGGGCGACCGCCGGCGTGGTGATGTTCTCCACCAACCCGGACACGCGGGGCGCCTACCAGGTGCTCTTCGAACGGCGTCAGATCTGGAAGGTCTACGAGGCCGTCTCGGCGCTTCCCGGCGGCGGCGCGGCAGGCCGGTTCCCGCTGACCTACCGCAACCGGATGGACAAGGTGAAGGGGGTGCTCACCGCCCGCACGCTGGACTACGGCCCCCGGGAGTCGGGCCGCTGCCTGGGCCAGGCCACCCGACCGGGCCGGAAGACGAACCGGCCGACCGTGGGGGCCAATGCCCAGACCCGGATCGAGCTGATCGGAACGGGCGTCTCCGCGGGCACTTGGGCGGGCGCCGGCGTCGCCCACCTCCGCCTGCACCCACGCACCGGCCGCACCCATCAGCTGCGCGTGCACCTGGCCGCCCTCGGGCTGGGCATCCTCAACGACCCGTTCTATCCCGTTCTGCTGGACGCCGCCCCTGACGACTATGACCGGCCGTTGCAGCTGCTGGCCCAGACGATCGGGTTCACGGACCCGCTGACCGGTGCCCCCCGGCAGTTCAGCTCCCAGCTGGCGCTGGCCGAACGCCCGAGGCCGGGGGCGTGA
- a CDS encoding NADH:flavin oxidoreductase/NADH oxidase yields MSLLFDPVTVSGLTLRNRLILPPMCQYNVTAKDGVPGPWHLAHLGARATGGFGMVVAEASSVLPEGRISDQDTGLWNEAQRDAWAPIVDFIRSQGAVPAIQLAHAGSKASTWPAHPGYPDEAIPLDEGGWETASPSGVPAVSAVGPTRELSGAEIEQVIEAFAASARRADEAGFGAVQIHGAHGYLIHQFLSPVTNRRTDEWGGSFENRTRLARRIVEAVREVWPAEKILGIRLSGSDWLEDSWGEQDTVRLVRELTGLGLDWVDVSSGGIGDVYQGPKGPAYQVPLADAVLAGTADLALASGQGMPVSDDGASRRLFVSAVGAITDPELAESVLAEGRADAVDIGRAALVRPNWPVEAAQSLGDERWRQLLAPAYHRGSWGRLSTPVRQREAAAAGVAG; encoded by the coding sequence ATGAGTCTTCTCTTCGATCCCGTGACCGTGTCCGGCCTCACCCTGCGCAACCGGCTGATCCTGCCGCCCATGTGCCAGTACAACGTCACCGCCAAGGACGGCGTCCCCGGGCCCTGGCATCTGGCGCACCTGGGTGCCCGCGCCACCGGTGGCTTCGGGATGGTGGTGGCCGAGGCCTCCTCGGTGCTCCCCGAGGGACGCATCTCGGACCAGGACACCGGGCTCTGGAACGAGGCCCAGCGTGATGCTTGGGCCCCGATCGTCGACTTCATCCGCTCCCAGGGCGCCGTCCCGGCCATCCAGCTGGCCCATGCCGGCTCCAAGGCCTCCACTTGGCCGGCCCACCCGGGCTACCCGGATGAGGCCATCCCGCTGGACGAGGGCGGCTGGGAGACCGCCTCCCCCTCCGGTGTCCCGGCCGTCTCCGCCGTCGGCCCCACCCGGGAGCTGAGCGGCGCCGAGATCGAGCAGGTCATCGAGGCCTTCGCCGCGTCCGCCCGCCGTGCTGACGAGGCCGGATTCGGCGCCGTGCAGATCCACGGGGCCCACGGTTACCTCATCCACCAGTTCCTCTCCCCCGTCACCAACCGCCGGACCGACGAGTGGGGCGGCTCCTTCGAGAACCGCACCCGCCTGGCCCGCCGGATCGTGGAGGCCGTCCGGGAGGTGTGGCCGGCGGAGAAGATCCTCGGCATCCGGCTCTCCGGTTCCGACTGGCTCGAGGACAGCTGGGGCGAGCAGGACACCGTCCGCCTCGTCCGCGAGCTCACAGGTTTGGGCCTGGACTGGGTGGATGTCTCCTCCGGCGGCATCGGGGACGTCTACCAGGGCCCCAAGGGTCCCGCCTACCAGGTTCCCCTGGCCGACGCCGTCCTCGCCGGCACCGCAGACCTCGCCCTGGCCTCGGGGCAGGGCATGCCGGTGTCCGACGACGGAGCCTCCCGCCGCCTGTTCGTCTCGGCCGTCGGGGCGATCACCGATCCCGAGCTCGCCGAGTCCGTGCTCGCCGAGGGCCGGGCGGATGCCGTCGACATCGGCCGGGCCGCCCTGGTCCGCCCCAACTGGCCCGTGGAGGCCGCCCAGTCGCTCGGCGACGAGCGGTGGCGGCAGCTGCTCGCCCCGGCCTATCACCGCGGTTCCTGGGGCCGGCTGTCCACCCCGGTGCGCCAGCGGGAAGCGGCGGCCGCAGGCGTGGCGGGCTGA
- a CDS encoding glucose-1-phosphate adenylyltransferase family protein yields MADPFPQDRAHSTVAFVLAGGQGSRLSPLTDARSKPAVPVAGQYRLIDVVLSNLANSGLRDVWIVEQYRPFTLNQHLAGGRPWDLDGTRHGLRLLPPAEGRTEEGFAAGNGHALHQQMPLLEAFGADTVVVLSADHLYQLDLRPALEQHRARGSELTVVTTQTDEDPSRFGVVQVDADHTVTRYDHKPDDPDGSLVATEIFIYDVAALGQVTRRLTAERGDADGASLGDYGESIVPHFVDHRRTHAYRLDGYWRDVGTVDAYFKAHMELLDGSGLDLDRPGWPLITNPKHAPPAWIDTRATVSASLVTAGCRIRGEVEHSVVGPGVVVEAGARVSRSVLLGDCVVPAGAELESVIADVGAKIPAGRSGRTKPGPGNITVLVPADRGPASADETTGS; encoded by the coding sequence ATGGCCGATCCATTCCCGCAGGACCGTGCCCATTCCACCGTGGCCTTCGTCCTGGCCGGAGGCCAGGGCAGCCGGCTGTCCCCGCTGACCGATGCCCGGTCCAAACCGGCCGTCCCGGTGGCCGGCCAGTACCGACTGATCGACGTGGTCCTGTCCAACCTGGCCAATTCGGGCCTGCGGGACGTGTGGATCGTGGAGCAGTACCGGCCCTTCACCCTCAACCAGCACCTGGCCGGTGGCCGGCCGTGGGACCTGGACGGCACCCGCCACGGGCTGCGTCTGCTGCCCCCGGCCGAGGGGCGCACCGAGGAGGGCTTCGCCGCCGGCAACGGGCACGCCCTGCACCAGCAGATGCCCCTGCTGGAGGCCTTCGGCGCGGACACCGTGGTGGTGCTCAGCGCGGACCACCTGTACCAGCTCGACCTGCGGCCCGCCCTGGAGCAGCACCGCGCCCGCGGCTCAGAGCTGACCGTGGTGACCACGCAGACGGACGAGGACCCCTCCCGCTTCGGGGTGGTGCAGGTGGACGCGGACCACACGGTCACCCGCTATGACCACAAGCCCGACGACCCGGACGGGAGCCTGGTGGCCACGGAGATCTTCATCTACGACGTCGCCGCACTCGGGCAGGTGACCCGCCGGCTCACGGCGGAGCGGGGGGACGCGGACGGGGCCTCCCTGGGCGACTACGGGGAGTCGATCGTGCCGCACTTCGTGGACCACCGGAGAACCCACGCCTACCGGCTGGACGGGTACTGGCGGGACGTCGGCACCGTGGACGCCTACTTCAAGGCGCACATGGAACTGCTGGACGGCAGCGGCCTGGACCTGGACCGGCCCGGCTGGCCCCTGATCACGAATCCGAAGCATGCCCCGCCGGCCTGGATCGACACCCGGGCCACGGTGTCCGCGTCCCTCGTGACGGCCGGCTGCCGGATCAGGGGCGAGGTCGAGCACAGCGTCGTCGGACCCGGCGTGGTGGTGGAAGCCGGCGCCCGGGTGTCCCGGTCGGTCCTGCTCGGCGACTGCGTGGTCCCCGCAGGAGCCGAACTGGAGTCGGTCATCGCGGACGTCGGCGCGAAGATCCCCGCCGGACGCTCCGGCCGGACGAAACCCGGGCCCGGCAACATCACCGTCCTCGTGCCGGCCGACCGCGGGCCCGCCAGCGCGGACGAGACCACCGGGAGCTGA
- a CDS encoding DNA-formamidopyrimidine glycosylase family protein, with product MPEGDSLVRLADRLRPVLEGRELVRTDFRVPRLATVDLAGTTVLSVRPRAKYLLLEVDAAEGLTVLSHLKMEGRWETYSRVDGAGSPVTPRWRHPGWQARCVLETARHQVVGFQLGLLEVLPTAEVPDRLGFLGPDLLDPEWEVPDRAGELRAEAVRRLLADPERPIGLALLDQRLLSGIGNIYRCEALLLARLDPHRPVSSVPDLPGLVDLARDLMRANTVPALPGRPAPRRTTTGVVPDDGAPYGVRVTLPTARPERRNTPPYWVYGRQREGCLRCGGPVTVGALGDETVERTLYWCRQCQR from the coding sequence ATGCCCGAAGGTGACTCCCTCGTCCGGCTGGCCGACCGGCTGCGGCCGGTGCTGGAAGGCCGGGAACTGGTCCGCACCGACTTCCGCGTCCCCCGGCTGGCCACCGTGGACCTTGCGGGGACGACGGTGCTTTCGGTGCGGCCCCGCGCCAAGTACCTCCTGCTCGAGGTCGATGCCGCCGAGGGACTGACCGTGCTCTCCCACCTCAAGATGGAGGGACGCTGGGAGACGTACTCCCGGGTGGACGGCGCCGGATCCCCCGTCACGCCGCGCTGGCGCCATCCCGGCTGGCAGGCCCGGTGCGTGCTGGAGACGGCCCGTCACCAGGTGGTCGGATTCCAGCTGGGACTGCTCGAGGTCCTGCCCACCGCTGAGGTCCCGGACCGGCTGGGCTTCCTCGGTCCCGACCTGCTGGACCCGGAGTGGGAAGTCCCGGACCGCGCCGGCGAGCTGAGGGCGGAAGCGGTCCGGCGGCTGCTCGCGGACCCGGAGCGGCCCATTGGCCTGGCCCTGCTGGACCAACGGCTGCTCTCCGGCATCGGCAACATCTACCGCTGCGAGGCCCTCCTGCTGGCCCGGCTGGACCCGCACCGTCCGGTCTCCTCCGTCCCCGACCTGCCGGGCCTGGTGGACCTGGCCCGGGACCTGATGCGTGCCAACACCGTGCCGGCCCTGCCCGGCCGACCGGCACCCCGGCGCACCACCACGGGCGTGGTGCCCGACGACGGTGCCCCCTACGGCGTGCGCGTCACACTCCCCACGGCCCGTCCGGAACGGCGGAACACGCCGCCGTACTGGGTCTACGGCCGCCAACGCGAGGGCTGTCTGCGCTGCGGCGGGCCGGTCACGGTCGGGGCTCTCGGAGACGAGACCGTGGAACGTACCCTGTACTGGTGCAGGCAGTGTCAGCGGTGA